In Streptomyces ambofaciens ATCC 23877, a single genomic region encodes these proteins:
- the recG gene encoding ATP-dependent DNA helicase RecG encodes MDLVPALREPLKKVLGPATAKVMAEHLGLHTVGDLLHHYPRRYEERGQLTHLADLPMDEHVTVVAQVADARLHTFASSKAPRGKGQRLEVTITDGHGRLQLVFFGNGVHKPHKELLPGTRAMFAGKVSVFNRRLQLAHPAYELLRGGEDDDPAESVESWAGALIPLYPATAKLESWKIGKAIQTVLPSAQEALDPLPDSLREGRALVSLPEALLKIHRPHTKADVEDARARLKWDEAFVLQVALARRRHAETQLPAVPRRPGPDGLLTAFDDRLPFTLTDGQQKVSREIFDDLATDHPMHRLLQGEVGSGKTMVALRAMLAVVDAGGQAVMLAPTEVLAQQHHRSIVEMMGELAEGGMLGGAEHATKVVLLTGSMGAAARRHALLDLATGEAGIVIGTHALIEDKVQFHDLGLVVVDEQHRFGVEQRDALRGKGKQPPHLLVMTATPIPRTVAMTVFGDLETSVLDQLPAGRSPIASHVVPAADKPHFLARAWERVREEVSNGHQAYVVCPRIGDEGDAPKKGSEQPAEGDAEKRPPLAVLDVAEHLAKGPLQGLGVEVLHGRMQPDDKDAVMRRFTAGETDVLVATTVIEVGVNVPNATAMVIMDADRFGVSQLHQLRGRVGRGSAPGLCLLVTEMPEASAARQRLAAVAGTLDGFELSRIDLEQRREGDVLGQAQSGARTSLRVLAVIEDEEIIAAAREEAAAVVAADPELTGLPALRTALDALLDEEREQYLEKG; translated from the coding sequence ATGGATCTCGTGCCCGCACTGCGAGAACCCCTGAAGAAGGTGCTCGGCCCCGCCACCGCCAAGGTGATGGCCGAGCATCTCGGCCTGCACACCGTCGGTGACCTCCTGCACCACTACCCCCGCAGATACGAGGAGCGCGGCCAGCTCACCCACCTCGCCGACCTGCCCATGGACGAGCACGTCACGGTGGTGGCCCAGGTCGCCGACGCCCGCCTGCACACCTTCGCCTCGTCGAAGGCCCCGCGGGGCAAGGGGCAGCGCCTGGAGGTGACCATCACGGACGGCCACGGCCGCCTCCAGCTGGTCTTCTTCGGCAACGGCGTGCACAAGCCGCACAAGGAGCTCCTGCCGGGCACCCGGGCGATGTTCGCGGGCAAGGTCTCCGTCTTCAACCGCCGGCTCCAACTGGCCCATCCGGCGTACGAGTTGCTGCGCGGTGGTGAGGACGACGACCCGGCCGAGAGCGTCGAGTCATGGGCGGGTGCGCTCATCCCCCTCTACCCGGCCACCGCCAAGCTGGAGTCCTGGAAGATCGGCAAGGCGATCCAGACGGTGCTGCCCAGCGCGCAGGAGGCTCTCGACCCCCTCCCCGACTCGCTGCGCGAGGGCCGCGCCCTGGTCTCCCTCCCCGAGGCCCTCCTGAAGATCCACCGCCCGCACACCAAGGCCGACGTCGAGGACGCCCGCGCCCGCCTGAAATGGGACGAGGCCTTCGTCCTCCAGGTCGCCCTCGCCCGCCGCCGCCACGCCGAGACCCAACTCCCCGCCGTCCCCCGCAGACCCGGCCCGGACGGCCTGCTCACGGCCTTCGACGACCGCCTCCCCTTCACCCTGACCGACGGCCAGCAGAAGGTCTCCCGGGAGATCTTCGACGACCTGGCCACCGACCACCCGATGCACCGGCTGCTCCAGGGAGAGGTCGGCTCCGGGAAGACGATGGTGGCCCTGCGCGCCATGCTCGCCGTCGTCGACGCGGGCGGGCAGGCGGTGATGCTGGCGCCCACCGAGGTGCTCGCCCAGCAGCACCACCGGTCGATCGTCGAGATGATGGGCGAGCTGGCCGAGGGAGGCATGCTCGGCGGCGCGGAACACGCCACCAAGGTGGTGCTGCTCACCGGCTCGATGGGTGCCGCCGCCCGCCGCCACGCCCTGCTCGACCTGGCCACCGGCGAGGCCGGCATCGTCATCGGCACCCACGCGCTGATCGAGGACAAGGTGCAGTTCCACGACCTGGGGCTGGTCGTCGTCGACGAGCAGCACCGCTTCGGCGTCGAGCAGCGCGACGCCCTGCGCGGCAAGGGCAAGCAGCCGCCGCACCTGCTCGTCATGACCGCCACGCCGATCCCGCGCACCGTCGCGATGACGGTCTTCGGCGACCTGGAGACCTCCGTCCTGGACCAGCTCCCGGCCGGACGCTCGCCGATCGCCAGCCACGTCGTCCCGGCCGCCGACAAACCGCACTTCCTGGCCCGCGCCTGGGAGCGGGTCCGTGAGGAGGTGTCCAACGGGCACCAGGCGTACGTCGTCTGCCCGCGCATCGGCGACGAGGGCGACGCCCCGAAGAAGGGGTCCGAGCAGCCTGCCGAGGGCGACGCGGAGAAGCGGCCCCCGCTGGCCGTCCTCGACGTCGCCGAGCACCTGGCGAAGGGACCGCTCCAGGGTCTCGGCGTCGAGGTCCTGCACGGCCGCATGCAGCCCGACGACAAGGACGCGGTCATGCGCCGCTTCACCGCCGGGGAGACCGACGTCCTGGTCGCCACGACCGTGATCGAGGTCGGCGTCAACGTCCCCAACGCCACCGCGATGGTGATCATGGACGCCGACCGCTTCGGCGTCTCCCAGCTCCACCAGTTGCGCGGCCGGGTCGGCCGGGGCTCGGCCCCCGGACTGTGTCTGCTGGTCACCGAGATGCCCGAGGCGAGCGCGGCCCGACAGCGCCTGGCCGCCGTGGCCGGCACCCTCGACGGCTTCGAGCTCTCCCGCATCGACCTCGAACAGCGCCGCGAGGGCGACGTCCTCGGCCAGGCCCAGTCCGGCGCCCGCACCTCGCTGCGGGTCCTCGCCGTCATCGAGGACGAGGAGATCATCGCCGCGGCGAGGGAGGAAGCGGCAGCGGTGGTGGCCGCCGACCCGGAGCTGACCGGCCTGCCCGCCCTCCGGACGGCCCTGGACGCCCTGCTGGACGAGGAGAGGGAGCAGTACCTGGAGAAGGGCTGA
- the rpmB gene encoding 50S ribosomal protein L28 → MAANCDVCGKGPGFGNNISHSHRRTPRRWNPNIQRVRTVVGGTPKRVNACTSCIKAGKVSR, encoded by the coding sequence GTGGCTGCCAACTGCGACGTCTGTGGCAAGGGGCCGGGCTTCGGCAACAACATCTCGCACTCTCACCGCCGTACGCCCCGTCGCTGGAACCCGAACATCCAGCGCGTGCGTACCGTGGTCGGCGGGACGCCGAAGCGCGTGAACGCTTGCACCTCGTGCATCAAGGCCGGGAAGGTCTCGCGCTGA
- a CDS encoding DAK2 domain-containing protein — translation MAQVPQRFFDALAVRTWCGLSLQALGRAREEIDAINVYPVADGDTGTNLYLTVESAVAAVEAVFAAHAVDAGEPETGGGPSLPEAVGAMAHGALIGARGNSGTILAQLLRGMAQVLTARGEAAHTDGQGLRLALRHAAESARQAVAHPVEGTVLTVASAAADAAEGAEGDCAEVARAAYEGAGRALAETPGRLPVLRRAGVVDAGGRGLVTLLAALVETFTGRAPGPAATGAPLARARHGVQDPAGGHTGEDLADECAAEEDDGDGPAFEVIYLLEAQDAAVARLRQRLDALGDSLVVVGGDGLWNVHVHVDDAGAAVEAGVEAGRPYRIRITHFGHGDVHTAGSGRPPRERAQRAVVAVVPGEGLAGLYAEAGATTVLARPGEPPASGELVQAVRRAHAREVVLLPNDVELRHTAAAAAEQARTEGVRVALIPTRSAVQGIAALAVHEPGRRFDEDVVAMTSAAGATRYAEVAVAERQSWTTAGICQAGDVLGLVDGDVAVIGADVTAVAATVLDRMLAAGGELVTLVLGDEAPETVAAHLEARVREAYLAVDTVVYRGGRQGAPLLIGVE, via the coding sequence GTGGCGCAGGTGCCGCAGAGGTTCTTCGACGCTCTGGCGGTACGCACCTGGTGCGGTCTCTCGCTTCAGGCGCTGGGGCGGGCGCGCGAGGAGATCGACGCGATCAACGTCTACCCGGTCGCGGACGGGGACACCGGCACCAACCTGTACCTGACCGTGGAGTCGGCCGTCGCCGCGGTGGAGGCGGTCTTCGCCGCGCACGCGGTGGACGCCGGGGAGCCGGAGACGGGCGGCGGCCCCTCGTTGCCCGAGGCCGTGGGCGCCATGGCGCACGGCGCGCTCATCGGCGCCCGGGGCAACTCCGGGACGATCCTCGCGCAGCTGCTGCGCGGCATGGCCCAGGTGCTCACCGCCCGGGGTGAAGCCGCCCACACCGACGGCCAGGGCCTGCGGCTGGCCCTGCGGCACGCGGCCGAATCCGCCCGGCAGGCCGTGGCCCACCCGGTCGAGGGCACCGTCCTGACCGTCGCCTCGGCCGCCGCCGACGCCGCCGAAGGAGCGGAGGGCGACTGCGCGGAGGTGGCCCGCGCCGCCTACGAGGGCGCCGGCCGGGCCCTCGCCGAGACTCCGGGCCGGCTGCCCGTCCTCCGGCGCGCCGGAGTCGTCGACGCCGGCGGACGCGGCCTCGTGACACTCCTCGCGGCCCTGGTGGAGACCTTCACGGGCCGGGCGCCCGGGCCCGCGGCGACCGGCGCACCGCTCGCGCGCGCGAGGCACGGCGTCCAGGACCCCGCGGGCGGGCACACCGGAGAAGACCTCGCGGACGAGTGCGCCGCGGAGGAGGACGACGGGGACGGGCCCGCCTTCGAGGTGATCTACCTCCTGGAAGCGCAGGACGCGGCCGTGGCACGGCTGCGGCAGCGGCTGGACGCCCTCGGGGACTCACTCGTGGTCGTCGGCGGCGACGGCCTGTGGAACGTCCACGTGCACGTCGACGACGCGGGCGCCGCCGTGGAGGCGGGCGTCGAGGCCGGGCGGCCGTACCGCATCAGGATCACCCACTTCGGGCACGGGGACGTGCACACCGCCGGGAGCGGGCGCCCGCCCCGCGAGCGCGCCCAGCGCGCGGTGGTGGCCGTCGTGCCGGGGGAGGGGCTCGCCGGGCTGTACGCCGAGGCCGGCGCGACCACCGTGCTCGCGCGTCCGGGGGAGCCGCCCGCGAGCGGGGAGCTGGTCCAGGCCGTGCGGCGGGCGCACGCCCGCGAGGTCGTGCTGCTGCCCAACGACGTCGAACTGCGTCACACCGCCGCCGCGGCCGCCGAACAGGCCCGCACCGAAGGCGTCCGGGTGGCCCTGATCCCGACCCGCTCCGCCGTCCAGGGCATCGCCGCGCTCGCCGTGCACGAGCCCGGGCGGCGCTTCGACGAGGACGTGGTGGCGATGACCTCGGCGGCCGGCGCCACGCGCTACGCCGAGGTCGCCGTCGCCGAACGGCAGTCCTGGACCACGGCGGGCATCTGCCAGGCCGGTGACGTGCTCGGCCTCGTCGACGGTGACGTGGCCGTGATCGGGGCCGACGTGACGGCGGTCGCCGCGACCGTCCTGGACCGCATGCTCGCGGCCGGCGGCGAGCTGGTCACCCTCGTCCTCGGCGACGAGGCCCCCGAGACCGTCGCCGCCCACCTGGAGGCCCGCGTCCGCGAGGCGTACCTCGCCGTCGACACGGTGGTCTACCGGGGCGGCCGGCAGGGCGCGCCGCTGCTCATCGGCGTGGAGTAG